One genomic segment of Sparus aurata chromosome 24, fSpaAur1.1, whole genome shotgun sequence includes these proteins:
- the LOC115577054 gene encoding phospholipase A and acyltransferase 1-like — protein sequence MGLKNSRPKLFPGDIVEYPRNKFFSHFAIYYGERDGVPYVAHLTCRDSDIKLLLYGRALRSEVKLDPLELLGKKYKVNNMFDEVHPARDFHNVVKQSIDDMMGREVTFDILFHNSEHQATLFRYGIKKSEQIDKIYKHIMPAWKKLFEEKKL from the exons ATGGGCCTG AAAAATTCCCGCCCCAAGTTGTTCCCGGGGGACATCGTGGAGTATCCCAGGAACAAGTTCTTCTCTCACTTCGCCATCTACTACGGAGAGAGGGACGGCGTTCCCTACGTCGCTCACCTGACCTGCCGAG ATTCAGACATTAAGCTGCTGCTGTATGGTCGAGctctgaggtcagaggtcaaactggATCCCCTGGAGCTGCTGGGGAAAAAGTACAAG GTCAACAACATGTTTGACGAGGTGCACCCAGCCAGAGACTTCCACAATGTGGTGAAGCAGTCGATCGACGACATGATGGGCCGCGAGGTGACGTTCGACATCCTGTTTCACAACAGCGAGCACCAGGCGACGCTCTTCAGATACGGAATCAAGAAATCTGAACAG ATAGACAAGATTTATAAGCACATCATGCCGGCCTGGAAGAAGCTGtttgaagagaaaaaactgtga
- the LOC115577029 gene encoding zinc finger protein 513-like produces MPRRKQSNPQPVKLESEDGAVVCEPGCLVLESDFLLSGELEFGDSEIMGLERETGMTVFSLSVEDDPSAPSDSAFPAFLSCRGCGQLLGDTPLGAGFDLGVGLDLGAELYCQTCEDGLQHEASSQLNGSNPADRSMGSDSDTKPSSKADGAGDLPTKLFSCSLCAFTSRYSNHLKRHMRTHDGQKPYRCPVCPYASAQLVNLQRHARTHTGEKPYRCHQCSYACSSLGNLRRHQRMHTQERPQRREKEKRRGRRKKNAEAEEVMSDLTLRVSQDSGYLQTLGGLGSPSAPLPVLLFPLCCRLCGLTLEEADLEGEKAEGDVEGDGGQVCRRCSLDLLSKDGPGSPCSPTASRGSRRGQRGKKLYRCPHCPFLSHYPNHLARHAHTHSEEKPHRCPHCPYTSSHLDNLKRHLRVHTGEKPYQCPSCSYACGNLANLRRHERIHSGAKPFHCGVCGYSCNQSMNLKRHMLRHTGEKPYACAECDYTTGHWDNYKRHQRKHGHNTDSWDKHAPINGLSWGRDTQESQDQGQEHS; encoded by the exons ATGCCGCGGAGGAAACAATCCAACCCTCAGCCGGTGAAAT tggagTCGGAGGACGGGGCTGTGGTGTGTGAGCCCGGCTGCCTCGTTCTGGAGAGCGACTTCCTGCTGAGCGGAGAGCTGGAGTTTGGAGACTCGGAGATCATGGGACTGGAGAGAGAGACCG GTATGACGGTCTTCTCTCTGAGCGTGGAGGACGACCCGTCAGCACCATCAGACTCCGCCTTCCCCGCCTTCCTCTCCTGTAGGGGGTGTGGTCAGCTCCTGGGAGACACGCCTCTGGGGGCGGGCTTCGACCTGG GTGTGGGCCTCGACCTGGGGGCGGAGCTTTATTGTCAGACCTGTGAGGACGGCCTCCAGCACGAAGCCTCCTCTCAGCTGAACGGGTCGAACCCGGCCGACAGATCCATGGGCAGCGACTCCGACACGAAGCCTAGCAGCAAGGCGGACGGAGCCGGCGACCTCCCAACTAAACTGTTCTCCTGCTCGCTGTGCGCCTTCACCTCGCGCTACTCCAACCACCTGAAGCGCCACATGAGGACCCACGACGGCCAGAAGCCGTACCGCTGCCCCGTCTGCCCCTACGCCTCGGCCCAGCTCGTCAACCTGCAGCGCCACGCCCGCACCCACACCGGGGAGAAGCCGTACCGCTGCCACCAGTGCAGCTACGCCTGCAGCTCGCTGGGAAACCTGCGGCGACACCAGCGCATGCACACGCAGGAGAGACcgcagaggagggagaaggagaagcgGCGAGGGCGGCGGAAAAAGAACGCTGAAGCTGAAGAAG TCATGTCCGACCTGACCCTACGAGTGTCGCAGGACTCGGGCTACCTCCAGACGTTAGGAGGCCTCGGCTCTCCGTCCGCCCCGCTGCccgtcctcctcttccccctgtGCTGCCGGCTGTGCGGCCTCACCCTGGAGGAGGCCGACCTGGAAGGGGAGAAGGCCGAGGGGGACGTGGAGGGAGACGGAGGACAG GTGTGTCGTCGCTGCTCGTTGGACCTGCTGTCTAAAGACGGACCCGGGTCTCCCTGCAGCCCGACCGCGTCTCGTGGATCCCGGCGAGGCCAGCGTGGCAAGAAGCTGTACCGCTGCCCTCACTGCCCCTTCCTGTCCCACTACCCCAACCACCTGGCCCGCCACGCCCACACCCACTCCGAGGAGAAACCCCACCGCTGCCCGCACTGCCCCTACACCTCCTCGCACCTCGACAACCTCAAGCGCCACCTGCGCGTGCACACGGGCGAGAAGCCTTACCAGTGCCCGTCCTGCAGCTACGCCTGCGGAAACCTCGCCAACCTTCGGCGGCACGAGCGCATCCACTCGGGCGCCAAGCCGTTCCACTGCGGCGTGTGCGGCTACTCCTGCAACCAGAGCATGAACCTGAAGAGGCACATGCTGCGGCACACGGGCGAGAAGCCGTACGCCTGCGCCGAGTGCGACTACACCACGGGTCACTGGGACAACTACAAACGCCACCAGAGGAAACACGGACACAACACGGACAGCTGGGACAAACACGCCCCCATCAACGGCCTGAGCTGGGGCCGAGACACTCAGGAGAGCCAGGACCAGGGCCAGGAGCACAGctag
- the dusp27 gene encoding serine/threonine/tyrosine-interacting-like protein 2 isoform X2, which translates to MASTNESEENGDQTVPVGEDEDERSVQGIQSHYLRCPSPSFSMASESRFSMISGSDAASIFMEPIHLSSAIAAKKIINEELPPRSVRAASIPESMLETAEQLMVEDLYNRVRDMIDDRSPYNTPCVLDIQRAMVQDRLEAPFNPVDEVWPNIFIAEKSVAVNKARLKRMGITHILNTAHGTGVYTGESFYTGMSIQYMGIEVDDFPDADIATHFRSTAEFLDEALLTHKGKVLVVSMMGVSRSAVLVASYLMIFQHMSIMEALTSMRKKRPINPNEGFLKQLRELNESLMEERDDDDDTLSQCSVIDARARARIFGEGGDDDDDDDDTDKEEEQSMIGVKAQSIMMEEEEDGQSVMSSIASSAAAAALKSGMIGVQNGRDNQGPAHNQEEILLKQDHREDGKDEDDDGLGSMIREWQRRNEQYQDDDWWEKQLNSDGEDVESLAEGRPKKTKEDTDVDSVTSEDVRAVKERLKRRNRRPPSDAMSTSSCTSYSDLWKQRLREIEEQAATRYRKKQDDEGSESTATEDGERQKKNIDDEVQSLLSDTTSMYNFCQKNKEKMTPLERWRIKRIQFGWNKKDREDGEKSSVGDGEGGDGEGEAKTPAFKDVNLTAYQSWKLRQQKRYGEENKDEILEMSRGEDSAAIKRRQRREEILERSKKTLEESQSMCGWDNESSVSGGTIPLSAFWAGAGVNGPPSVANDDNMSMLSGRSSVISSVSQPRSMRSAQSAVQVNPPVPPILPVPTVQGPGGEPMVNLSSIQNWIANVVSETIKQKQSEMSLPPPSRAGSEFSYGGAASVLSGRGVEDDKASLLSGASYSSALSQGRGRAASVLSGGGSSSISGLTGRGSALGSTLDSTLGSRRNKITTTSVPLFSLFQDQVDMGKLDAMDKEIKSEMRGKMATYEKKKILEDNKRSTLYKKKKPKEDEDEEEETKKREEEFLEEAKKKEKPARSFGLSGCLNLNPALEKDKDTSIDDWLKSVRPPPRKPASGAEAEDPYDDLDASASEFDYSSRRASYAVDEEEDESYGVSSRYRSRLQEDLMSEDAEYSCNGFHSRAGRSYGDEATESYSDFSTRRTLAHHSRYESSETEGRRSRREEADEEEDDIATFLAQTRQRIRARAAAEAEDDEVLMAWRAQQEAKSQSRSES; encoded by the exons ATGGCGTCGACCAATGAGAGTGAGGAGAACGGTGATCAGACGGTTCCTGTCggagaggacgaggacgagaGGAGCGTCCAAGGAATCCAGTCTCATTACCTCCGCTGTCCGTCCCCGAG tttCTCCATGGCGTCAGAGTCCAGGTTCTCCATGATCTCAGGCTCGGACGCCGCGAGCATCTTCATGGAGCCCATCCACCTCTCGTCTGCCATCGCCGCGAAGAAGATCATCAACGAGG AGTTGCCGCCTCGCAGCGTGCGTGCCGCGTCCATCCCGGAGTCCATGTTGGAAACCGCCGAGCAGCTGATGGTGGAAGACCTCTACAACCGCGTCAGGGACATGATCGACGACCGCAGCCCCTACAACACCCCCTGTGTGCTGGACATCCAGAGGGCCATGGTGCAGGACCGGCTGGAGGCCCCCTTCAACCCCGTGGACGAGGTGTGGCCCAACATCTTCATCGCCGAGAA ATCTGTGGCGGTCAACAAGGCTCGTCTGAAGCGGATGGGCATCACCCACATCCTCAACACCGCCCACGGCACGGGGGTCTACACGGGCGAGTCTTTCTACACCGGCATGAGCATCCAGTACATGGGCATCGAGGTGGACGATTTCCCCGACGCCGACATCGCCACTCACTTTCGCTCCACCGCCGAATTCTTGGACGAGGCTCTGCTGACGCACAAGG GAAAGGTTCTTGTGGTTTCCATGATGGGCGTCAGTCGCTCTGCTGTCCTGGTGGCGTCCTACCTGATGATCTTCCAGCACATGTCCATCATGGAGGCGCTGACGTCCATGAGGAAAAAGCGGCCAATCAACCCCAACGAAGGCTTCCTGAAGCAGCTGCGGGAGCTCAACGAGAGCCTGATGGAGGAACGCGACGACGACGATGACACGCTCAGCCAGTGCTCCGTTATCGATGCACGAGCACGTGCTCGCATCTTTGGCGAGGGcggggatgatgatgatgatgatgatgatacggacaaagaggaagagcagagtaTGATCGGGGTGAAAGCACAGTCCATCatgatggaagaggaggaggatggacaGAGCGTGATGAGCAGCATCGCCTCTTCGGCAGCTGCTGCGGCGCTGAAGAGCGGAATGATCGGAGTGCAGAACGGACGGGACAACCAGGGACCGGCCCACAATCAGGAAGAGATTCTCCTCAAGCAGGACCACAGAGAAGATGGCaaagatgaggatgatgatggcCTCGGCAGCATGATCCGTGAGTGGCAGCGGAGGAACGAACAATATCAGGACGATGACTGGTGGGAGAAGCAGCTGAACAGCGACGGCGAGGATGTAGAATCTCTCGCCGAGGGTCGACCAAAGAAGACGAAGGAAGACACAGATGTGGACAGCGTCACCAGCGAGGACGTCCGAGCTGTGAAAGAGCGGCTGAAGCGTCGAAACAGACGTCCCCCTTCGGACGCGATGTCCACCTCCAGCTGCACGAGTTACTCTGATCTTTGGAAGCAGCGCTTGAGAGAAATTGAGGAACAAGCTGCCACTCGCTACCGCAAGAAACAGGACGACGAAGGCAGTGAGAGCACCGCAACGGAAGATGGCGAACGACAGAAAAAGAATATTGATGACGAGGTGCAGAGCCTCCTCTCTGACACCACCTCCATGTACAACTTCTGCCAGAAGAACAAGGAGAAGATGACGCCTCTGGAGCGTTGGCGCATCAAGAGGATCCAATTTGGCTGGAACAAGAAAGATCGAGAGGACGGAGAGAAGAGTTCTGTCGGAGACGGAGAGGGTGGTGACGGTGAAGGAGAAGCCAAGACGCCAGCATTCAAAGATGTCAACCTGACGGCGTATCAGTCGTGGAAGCTCAGGCAGCAGAAGCGTTATGGGGAGGAGAACAAGGATGAGATTTTGGAGATGAGTCGCGGTGAGGACTCCGCAGCGATCAAACGGAGGCAAAGACGTGAAGAGATCCTGGAGCGTTCGAAGAAAACTTTAGAGGAGAGTCAGTCCATGTGTGGCTGGGATAACGAAAGCTCCGTCAGCGGAGGGACGATACCTCTGTCCGCATTCTGGGCCGGAGCTGGAGTGAACGGACCGCCAAGCGTCGCCAACGATGACAACATGTCCATGCTGAGCGGCAGGTCGTCTGTCATATCCTCAGTTTCACAGCCTCGCAGCATGAGATCAGCACAATCTGCAGTCCAAGTCAACCCTCCAGTTCCTCCCATCCTCCCAGTTCCTACCGTCCAGGGCCCCGGAGGTGAACCGATGGTAAATCTCTCCAGCATCCAAAACTGGATCGCTAACGTCGTCTCCGAAACGATCAAACAGAAGCAAAGTGAGATGAGCCTGCCTCCTCCATCACGTGCTGGGTCGGAGTTCAGCTATGGCGGTGCAGCGAGCGTGCTTTCAGGTCGCGGCGTGGAAGACGACAAGGCGTCCTTGTTGAGCGGCGCCTCCTATTCCAGCGCCCTGTCTCAGGGTCGAGGCAGGGCAGCGTCAGTCCTCTCAGGTGGCGGGTCGAGCAGCATCTCCGGTCTCACTGGAAGAGGCTCCGCTCTGGGCTCCACCCTGGACTCCACCCTGGGTTCCAGGAGGAACAAGATCACCACCACCAGCGTGCCTCTTTTCAGCCTCTTCCAAGACCAGGTCGACATGGGCAAACTGGACGCCATGGACAAGGAGATCAAGTCCGAGATGAGGGGCAAGATGGCCACCTACGAAAAGAAGAAGATCCTGGAGGACAACAAGCGCAGCACCCTctacaagaagaagaaaccgaaggaggacgaggatgaggaggaggagacgaagaagagagaggaggagtttcttgaggaggcaaagaaaaaggagaaaccaGCGAGGTCTTTTGGCCTCTCCGGGTGCCTGAACCTCAACCCCGCCCTGGAGAAAGATAAGGACACCAGCATCGACGACTGGCTGAAAAGTGTCAGGCCTCCTCCGAGGAAACCGGCCTCTGGAGCCGAAGCTGAGGATCCCTATGATGATCTCGATGCTTCCGCTTCCGAGTTCGACTATTCAAGCCGCAGGGCCTCGTACGCTgttgatgaagaagaagatgaatcTTACGGCGTCTCCTCTAGATACAGATCGAGGTTGCAAGAGGATCTAATGAGTGAAGACGCTGAATATTCCTGCAACGGGTTCCACAGCCGCGCAGGGAGATCGTACGGTGACGAGGCAACCGAGAGCTACTCCGACTTCTCTACGAGGAGAACGCTCGCTCATCATTCACGGTATGAAAGCAGCGAGACggaagggaggaggagcaggagggaggaggccgaCGAAGAGGAGGATGACATCGCGACCTTCCTCGCCCAAACTAGGCAGAGGATCAGAGCTCGGGCCGCCGCTGAGGCCGAAGACGACGAGGTGCTGATGGCTTGGAGGGCGCAGCAGGAGGCGAAGTCACAGAGCAGGAGCGAATCTTAG
- the dusp27 gene encoding serine/threonine/tyrosine-interacting-like protein 2 isoform X1: MASTNESEENGDQTVPVGEDEDERSVQGIQSHYLRCPSPSFSMASESRFSMISGSDAASIFMEPIHLSSAIAAKKIINEGETELPPRSVRAASIPESMLETAEQLMVEDLYNRVRDMIDDRSPYNTPCVLDIQRAMVQDRLEAPFNPVDEVWPNIFIAEKSVAVNKARLKRMGITHILNTAHGTGVYTGESFYTGMSIQYMGIEVDDFPDADIATHFRSTAEFLDEALLTHKGKVLVVSMMGVSRSAVLVASYLMIFQHMSIMEALTSMRKKRPINPNEGFLKQLRELNESLMEERDDDDDTLSQCSVIDARARARIFGEGGDDDDDDDDTDKEEEQSMIGVKAQSIMMEEEEDGQSVMSSIASSAAAAALKSGMIGVQNGRDNQGPAHNQEEILLKQDHREDGKDEDDDGLGSMIREWQRRNEQYQDDDWWEKQLNSDGEDVESLAEGRPKKTKEDTDVDSVTSEDVRAVKERLKRRNRRPPSDAMSTSSCTSYSDLWKQRLREIEEQAATRYRKKQDDEGSESTATEDGERQKKNIDDEVQSLLSDTTSMYNFCQKNKEKMTPLERWRIKRIQFGWNKKDREDGEKSSVGDGEGGDGEGEAKTPAFKDVNLTAYQSWKLRQQKRYGEENKDEILEMSRGEDSAAIKRRQRREEILERSKKTLEESQSMCGWDNESSVSGGTIPLSAFWAGAGVNGPPSVANDDNMSMLSGRSSVISSVSQPRSMRSAQSAVQVNPPVPPILPVPTVQGPGGEPMVNLSSIQNWIANVVSETIKQKQSEMSLPPPSRAGSEFSYGGAASVLSGRGVEDDKASLLSGASYSSALSQGRGRAASVLSGGGSSSISGLTGRGSALGSTLDSTLGSRRNKITTTSVPLFSLFQDQVDMGKLDAMDKEIKSEMRGKMATYEKKKILEDNKRSTLYKKKKPKEDEDEEEETKKREEEFLEEAKKKEKPARSFGLSGCLNLNPALEKDKDTSIDDWLKSVRPPPRKPASGAEAEDPYDDLDASASEFDYSSRRASYAVDEEEDESYGVSSRYRSRLQEDLMSEDAEYSCNGFHSRAGRSYGDEATESYSDFSTRRTLAHHSRYESSETEGRRSRREEADEEEDDIATFLAQTRQRIRARAAAEAEDDEVLMAWRAQQEAKSQSRSES; this comes from the exons ATGGCGTCGACCAATGAGAGTGAGGAGAACGGTGATCAGACGGTTCCTGTCggagaggacgaggacgagaGGAGCGTCCAAGGAATCCAGTCTCATTACCTCCGCTGTCCGTCCCCGAG tttCTCCATGGCGTCAGAGTCCAGGTTCTCCATGATCTCAGGCTCGGACGCCGCGAGCATCTTCATGGAGCCCATCCACCTCTCGTCTGCCATCGCCGCGAAGAAGATCATCAACGAGGGTGAGACAG AGTTGCCGCCTCGCAGCGTGCGTGCCGCGTCCATCCCGGAGTCCATGTTGGAAACCGCCGAGCAGCTGATGGTGGAAGACCTCTACAACCGCGTCAGGGACATGATCGACGACCGCAGCCCCTACAACACCCCCTGTGTGCTGGACATCCAGAGGGCCATGGTGCAGGACCGGCTGGAGGCCCCCTTCAACCCCGTGGACGAGGTGTGGCCCAACATCTTCATCGCCGAGAA ATCTGTGGCGGTCAACAAGGCTCGTCTGAAGCGGATGGGCATCACCCACATCCTCAACACCGCCCACGGCACGGGGGTCTACACGGGCGAGTCTTTCTACACCGGCATGAGCATCCAGTACATGGGCATCGAGGTGGACGATTTCCCCGACGCCGACATCGCCACTCACTTTCGCTCCACCGCCGAATTCTTGGACGAGGCTCTGCTGACGCACAAGG GAAAGGTTCTTGTGGTTTCCATGATGGGCGTCAGTCGCTCTGCTGTCCTGGTGGCGTCCTACCTGATGATCTTCCAGCACATGTCCATCATGGAGGCGCTGACGTCCATGAGGAAAAAGCGGCCAATCAACCCCAACGAAGGCTTCCTGAAGCAGCTGCGGGAGCTCAACGAGAGCCTGATGGAGGAACGCGACGACGACGATGACACGCTCAGCCAGTGCTCCGTTATCGATGCACGAGCACGTGCTCGCATCTTTGGCGAGGGcggggatgatgatgatgatgatgatgatacggacaaagaggaagagcagagtaTGATCGGGGTGAAAGCACAGTCCATCatgatggaagaggaggaggatggacaGAGCGTGATGAGCAGCATCGCCTCTTCGGCAGCTGCTGCGGCGCTGAAGAGCGGAATGATCGGAGTGCAGAACGGACGGGACAACCAGGGACCGGCCCACAATCAGGAAGAGATTCTCCTCAAGCAGGACCACAGAGAAGATGGCaaagatgaggatgatgatggcCTCGGCAGCATGATCCGTGAGTGGCAGCGGAGGAACGAACAATATCAGGACGATGACTGGTGGGAGAAGCAGCTGAACAGCGACGGCGAGGATGTAGAATCTCTCGCCGAGGGTCGACCAAAGAAGACGAAGGAAGACACAGATGTGGACAGCGTCACCAGCGAGGACGTCCGAGCTGTGAAAGAGCGGCTGAAGCGTCGAAACAGACGTCCCCCTTCGGACGCGATGTCCACCTCCAGCTGCACGAGTTACTCTGATCTTTGGAAGCAGCGCTTGAGAGAAATTGAGGAACAAGCTGCCACTCGCTACCGCAAGAAACAGGACGACGAAGGCAGTGAGAGCACCGCAACGGAAGATGGCGAACGACAGAAAAAGAATATTGATGACGAGGTGCAGAGCCTCCTCTCTGACACCACCTCCATGTACAACTTCTGCCAGAAGAACAAGGAGAAGATGACGCCTCTGGAGCGTTGGCGCATCAAGAGGATCCAATTTGGCTGGAACAAGAAAGATCGAGAGGACGGAGAGAAGAGTTCTGTCGGAGACGGAGAGGGTGGTGACGGTGAAGGAGAAGCCAAGACGCCAGCATTCAAAGATGTCAACCTGACGGCGTATCAGTCGTGGAAGCTCAGGCAGCAGAAGCGTTATGGGGAGGAGAACAAGGATGAGATTTTGGAGATGAGTCGCGGTGAGGACTCCGCAGCGATCAAACGGAGGCAAAGACGTGAAGAGATCCTGGAGCGTTCGAAGAAAACTTTAGAGGAGAGTCAGTCCATGTGTGGCTGGGATAACGAAAGCTCCGTCAGCGGAGGGACGATACCTCTGTCCGCATTCTGGGCCGGAGCTGGAGTGAACGGACCGCCAAGCGTCGCCAACGATGACAACATGTCCATGCTGAGCGGCAGGTCGTCTGTCATATCCTCAGTTTCACAGCCTCGCAGCATGAGATCAGCACAATCTGCAGTCCAAGTCAACCCTCCAGTTCCTCCCATCCTCCCAGTTCCTACCGTCCAGGGCCCCGGAGGTGAACCGATGGTAAATCTCTCCAGCATCCAAAACTGGATCGCTAACGTCGTCTCCGAAACGATCAAACAGAAGCAAAGTGAGATGAGCCTGCCTCCTCCATCACGTGCTGGGTCGGAGTTCAGCTATGGCGGTGCAGCGAGCGTGCTTTCAGGTCGCGGCGTGGAAGACGACAAGGCGTCCTTGTTGAGCGGCGCCTCCTATTCCAGCGCCCTGTCTCAGGGTCGAGGCAGGGCAGCGTCAGTCCTCTCAGGTGGCGGGTCGAGCAGCATCTCCGGTCTCACTGGAAGAGGCTCCGCTCTGGGCTCCACCCTGGACTCCACCCTGGGTTCCAGGAGGAACAAGATCACCACCACCAGCGTGCCTCTTTTCAGCCTCTTCCAAGACCAGGTCGACATGGGCAAACTGGACGCCATGGACAAGGAGATCAAGTCCGAGATGAGGGGCAAGATGGCCACCTACGAAAAGAAGAAGATCCTGGAGGACAACAAGCGCAGCACCCTctacaagaagaagaaaccgaaggaggacgaggatgaggaggaggagacgaagaagagagaggaggagtttcttgaggaggcaaagaaaaaggagaaaccaGCGAGGTCTTTTGGCCTCTCCGGGTGCCTGAACCTCAACCCCGCCCTGGAGAAAGATAAGGACACCAGCATCGACGACTGGCTGAAAAGTGTCAGGCCTCCTCCGAGGAAACCGGCCTCTGGAGCCGAAGCTGAGGATCCCTATGATGATCTCGATGCTTCCGCTTCCGAGTTCGACTATTCAAGCCGCAGGGCCTCGTACGCTgttgatgaagaagaagatgaatcTTACGGCGTCTCCTCTAGATACAGATCGAGGTTGCAAGAGGATCTAATGAGTGAAGACGCTGAATATTCCTGCAACGGGTTCCACAGCCGCGCAGGGAGATCGTACGGTGACGAGGCAACCGAGAGCTACTCCGACTTCTCTACGAGGAGAACGCTCGCTCATCATTCACGGTATGAAAGCAGCGAGACggaagggaggaggagcaggagggaggaggccgaCGAAGAGGAGGATGACATCGCGACCTTCCTCGCCCAAACTAGGCAGAGGATCAGAGCTCGGGCCGCCGCTGAGGCCGAAGACGACGAGGTGCTGATGGCTTGGAGGGCGCAGCAGGAGGCGAAGTCACAGAGCAGGAGCGAATCTTAG
- the ermn gene encoding proline-, glutamic acid- and leucine-rich protein 1 isoform X1 — MEEIEEKESATKEQKNDNEEKMEDKEEKEGQKDEQKQTDREEEDEEEEEEVEASADRKEHAEEETCGSNEELINHLIQSESQRSAPSAGLQESELCEAPSHNEAETGSEALRVVTEEEKDSGAANKHNKDVSLTSPSSDKEPEAASARTAAPTDTELQTVDAQLLLTDHTQVEVQSLQVETSLTSLPAPGEDNIHDITADLQTDLQASGCRSEEKATLMDEAAQSPLTAGPESDEPGPTQNSTGEANEDEGGKEEGGENSHKMNGKAEAADDKKKDGNQSAKYKTVSYRKIRRGNTRLRIDEFESMMNS; from the exons atggaggagatTGAAGAAAAGGAGTCAGCGACCAAAGAACAAAAGAATGACAAtgaagaaaagatggaggacaaagaagaaaaggagggacAGAAAGACGAACAaaaacagactgacagagaagaagaagatgaagaagaagaagaagaagtggaggCCTCGGCAGACAGAAAAGAacatgcagaagaagaaacgtGTGGATCGAACGAGGAGCTGATAAATCATCTCATCCAGTCAGAGTCCCAGAgatcagctccttcagcaggtCTGCAGGAGTCTGAACTGTGTGAAGCACCGAGTCACAACGAggcagaaacaggaagtgaagcgcTCCGAGTCgtcacagaagaagagaaagactcAGGCGCtgccaacaaacacaacaaggaCGTTTCTCTCACATCACCGAGCAGCGACAAAGAGCCGGAGGCAGCTTCAGCCCGGACTGCTGCTCCAacagacacagagctgcagactgTGGACGCTCAGCTCCTTCTGACGGATCACACACAGGTGGAGGTTCAGAGTCTGCAGGTGGAGACCTcgctgacatcacttcctgctcCAGGTGAGGACAACATCCACGACATCACAGCTGATCTACAGACAG ATCTACAAGCCTCAGGCTGCAGGTCGGAGGAGAAAGCGACGTTGATGGATGAAGCTGCTCAGTCGCCGTTAACGGCCGGACCAGAGAGCGACGAGCCGGGTCCGACCCAGAACTCAACCGGCGAAGCGAACGAGGACGAAGGAGGcaaagaggagggaggtgaaAACTCTCACAAGATGAACGGCAAGGCGGAGGCAGCAGACGACAAGAAGAAGGACGGCAATCAATCAGCCAAGTACAAAACTGTGTCCTACAGGAAGATCCGCAGAGGAAACACCAGGCTGAGGATTGACGAGTTTGAGTCCATGATGAACTCGTGA
- the ermn gene encoding histone H3.v1 isoform X2 codes for MEEIEEKESATKEQKNDNEEKMEDKEEKEGQKDEQKQTDREEEDEEEEEEVEASADRKEHAEEETCGSNEELINHLIQSESQRSAPSAGLQESELCEAPSHNEAETGSEALRVVTEEEKDSGAANKHNKDVSLTSPSSDKEPEAASARTAAPTDTELQTVDAQLLLTDHTQVEVQSLQVETSLTSLPAPDLQASGCRSEEKATLMDEAAQSPLTAGPESDEPGPTQNSTGEANEDEGGKEEGGENSHKMNGKAEAADDKKKDGNQSAKYKTVSYRKIRRGNTRLRIDEFESMMNS; via the exons atggaggagatTGAAGAAAAGGAGTCAGCGACCAAAGAACAAAAGAATGACAAtgaagaaaagatggaggacaaagaagaaaaggagggacAGAAAGACGAACAaaaacagactgacagagaagaagaagatgaagaagaagaagaagaagtggaggCCTCGGCAGACAGAAAAGAacatgcagaagaagaaacgtGTGGATCGAACGAGGAGCTGATAAATCATCTCATCCAGTCAGAGTCCCAGAgatcagctccttcagcaggtCTGCAGGAGTCTGAACTGTGTGAAGCACCGAGTCACAACGAggcagaaacaggaagtgaagcgcTCCGAGTCgtcacagaagaagagaaagactcAGGCGCtgccaacaaacacaacaaggaCGTTTCTCTCACATCACCGAGCAGCGACAAAGAGCCGGAGGCAGCTTCAGCCCGGACTGCTGCTCCAacagacacagagctgcagactgTGGACGCTCAGCTCCTTCTGACGGATCACACACAGGTGGAGGTTCAGAGTCTGCAGGTGGAGACCTcgctgacatcacttcctgctcCAG ATCTACAAGCCTCAGGCTGCAGGTCGGAGGAGAAAGCGACGTTGATGGATGAAGCTGCTCAGTCGCCGTTAACGGCCGGACCAGAGAGCGACGAGCCGGGTCCGACCCAGAACTCAACCGGCGAAGCGAACGAGGACGAAGGAGGcaaagaggagggaggtgaaAACTCTCACAAGATGAACGGCAAGGCGGAGGCAGCAGACGACAAGAAGAAGGACGGCAATCAATCAGCCAAGTACAAAACTGTGTCCTACAGGAAGATCCGCAGAGGAAACACCAGGCTGAGGATTGACGAGTTTGAGTCCATGATGAACTCGTGA